The following proteins come from a genomic window of Mycolicibacterium rufum:
- a CDS encoding LLM class F420-dependent oxidoreductase encodes MARRFRFGIGVMRGASRNKIIESARRAEDLGYDVLHVPDHLGGPAPFPVMTAIAMATSTLRVGTFVLNAAFYRPALLARDVAALRDLSDGRFDLGLGTGYVKEEFEAAGIPFPTAGARVDHLRQTCEYMAEYLPDVPIMIAGNGDRVLRLAAQQADIVGLTGGDRAPSAGEDPLADRIAFVRAAAGDRFDALELNIAITAMPLDGSGRPDLTIPRHFLPGLSDEELLRHPGVLSGSTAEMAERINGYRERYGISYVIVQDRHAEAFGDVIAALG; translated from the coding sequence GTGGCCAGGAGATTTCGATTCGGTATCGGCGTCATGCGGGGCGCGTCACGGAACAAGATCATCGAATCCGCCCGTCGGGCCGAGGATCTCGGCTACGACGTGCTGCACGTGCCCGACCACCTCGGCGGACCGGCCCCGTTCCCGGTGATGACGGCCATCGCGATGGCGACCTCGACGCTGCGCGTCGGGACCTTCGTGCTGAACGCGGCGTTCTACCGGCCGGCGCTGCTGGCGCGCGACGTCGCCGCGCTGCGCGACCTGTCGGACGGACGGTTCGACCTCGGCCTGGGCACCGGATACGTCAAGGAGGAGTTCGAGGCGGCCGGCATCCCGTTCCCGACCGCGGGGGCGCGGGTCGACCACCTACGGCAGACCTGCGAGTACATGGCCGAGTACCTGCCCGACGTCCCGATCATGATCGCGGGCAACGGGGACCGGGTGCTGCGTCTGGCGGCGCAGCAGGCCGACATCGTGGGGCTGACCGGCGGCGACCGGGCACCCAGCGCCGGGGAGGATCCGCTGGCCGACCGGATCGCCTTCGTGCGCGCCGCCGCCGGAGACCGGTTCGACGCCCTGGAGCTGAACATCGCGATCACCGCGATGCCGCTCGACGGGTCGGGTAGGCCGGACCTGACGATCCCGCGCCACTTCCTGCCGGGGTTGTCCGATGAGGAGTTGCTGCGTCATCCCGGCGTGCTGTCGGGGTCGACCGCGGAGATGGCCGAGCGGATCAACGGCTATCGGGAGCGGTACGGCATCAGCTACGTCATCGTCCAGGACCGGCACGCCGAGGCGTTCGGCGACGTGATCGCGGCGTTGGGCTAG
- a CDS encoding glutamate--cysteine ligase 2 → MADIPTLGVEEEFLLVDPGSGAPVARNREVAEHAAQQGVDLQLELTSCQVETATDVAHTTDELRDQLLRLRRTAAGAADRAGARLLAVGLPPTLPREFPITDKPRYRDIGERFGMIAHEQGICGCHVHVAVPDRDAAVAVANRLRPWLPMLLALTANSAIYRTADTGHSSWRSVLWARWPSAGPPPHFGSAEEYDAAVKMLVQTDVIRDDGMVYWDVRPSADFPTVEVRVADVPATVAETVLFAALVRGAVMTALADEARGEPMPTPAPWALKAAYWKAARDGLDGVGVDLAGQTAVPVRTQLDRLVERVRPALEAAGDHRFVVDGLAAVAERGNGAMRQRQAWRRRHDVADVLAEAGAATLETD, encoded by the coding sequence ATGGCAGACATCCCCACGCTCGGCGTCGAGGAGGAGTTCCTCCTCGTCGATCCGGGCAGCGGTGCGCCGGTGGCGCGCAACCGGGAGGTCGCCGAGCACGCGGCCCAGCAGGGCGTGGACCTTCAGCTGGAGTTGACCAGCTGTCAGGTCGAAACGGCGACGGACGTCGCCCACACCACCGACGAGCTGCGTGATCAGCTGCTCCGCCTGCGCCGGACGGCCGCCGGCGCCGCCGATCGGGCCGGTGCGCGGCTGCTCGCGGTGGGGCTGCCCCCGACGCTGCCGCGCGAGTTCCCGATCACCGACAAGCCGCGCTACCGCGACATCGGTGAGCGTTTCGGCATGATCGCTCACGAGCAGGGCATCTGCGGATGCCACGTGCACGTCGCGGTGCCCGATCGCGACGCGGCGGTGGCGGTCGCCAACCGGCTTCGGCCGTGGCTGCCGATGCTGCTGGCGCTGACCGCGAACTCGGCGATCTACCGCACCGCCGACACCGGGCACTCGAGCTGGCGCAGCGTGCTGTGGGCGCGGTGGCCTAGCGCCGGTCCGCCGCCGCATTTCGGTTCCGCCGAGGAGTACGACGCCGCGGTGAAGATGCTGGTGCAGACCGACGTCATCCGGGACGACGGCATGGTCTATTGGGACGTGCGGCCGTCGGCCGACTTCCCGACCGTCGAGGTCCGCGTCGCCGACGTGCCGGCCACGGTGGCCGAAACCGTGCTGTTCGCCGCGCTGGTGCGGGGGGCGGTGATGACGGCGCTGGCCGACGAGGCGCGCGGCGAACCGATGCCGACACCGGCACCCTGGGCGCTCAAGGCCGCGTACTGGAAAGCAGCCCGCGACGGGCTCGACGGGGTCGGTGTCGACCTCGCCGGTCAGACCGCCGTTCCGGTCCGGACGCAGCTGGACCGGCTGGTCGAGCGGGTGCGTCCTGCGCTGGAGGCAGCCGGTGACCACCGGTTCGTCGTCGACGGTCTCGCCGCGGTCGCCGAGCGGGGCAACGGTGCGATGCGGCAACGGCAGGCCTGGCGGAGGCGCCACGACGTCGCCGACGTGCTCGCCGAAGCGGGCGCGGCGACGCTGGAAACCGACTAG
- a CDS encoding cytochrome C oxidase subunit IV family protein: MTVLRLLKNRAGVSWLILVAATLVSWAVGAEHGTGSMVGVLVLGIAAIKVRLVGLDFMELRHAPIPLRAAFEAYCVGMWALLSALYLWL, from the coding sequence ATGACGGTCCTGCGGCTGCTGAAGAACCGCGCCGGCGTCAGCTGGCTGATCCTGGTCGCCGCCACACTGGTGTCCTGGGCCGTCGGCGCCGAGCACGGCACCGGCTCGATGGTGGGAGTGCTGGTGCTCGGCATCGCCGCGATCAAGGTGCGTCTGGTCGGACTCGACTTCATGGAGCTGCGGCACGCCCCGATTCCACTGCGCGCAGCGTTCGAGGCGTACTGCGTCGGCATGTGGGCGCTGCTGTCGGCGCTGTACCTGTGGCTCTAG
- a CDS encoding carotenoid oxygenase family protein gives MSLRTHPEIVATYLSTLPADDDHPYRTGPWRPQTTEWDDDDLTVVAGSIPDDLDGVYLRNTENPLHPALKNYHPFDGDGMLHIVGFRDGKAFYRNRFVRTDGFAEENAAGGPLWPGIAEPVELARRDYGWGARTLMKDASSTDVVVHRGVALTSHYQCGDLYRTDPCTGDALGKEDWNGGFPADWGVSAHPKVDARTGELLYFTYSKQAPYLRYGVVSDTGDVVHTVDVELPGPRLPHDMAFTENYVILNDFPLFWEPGLLEHNVHLPRFHRDTPSRFAVIPRRGDVSQIRWFEADPTYVLHFPNAYEDGDEIVLDGFFQGDPEPADNGMGNKWQRAFRFLALDRMQARLHRWRFNLVTGEVREEQLSDSISEFGMINPDRAGLDYRYTYAATGKPSWFLFDGLLRHDLHTGHEERFAFGEGVYGSETAMAPRVGGTGEDDGYLVTLTTDMNTDASYCLVFDAARVADGPVCTLALPERISSGTHSTWAPGVDLPGWRQTDSAAAAIGL, from the coding sequence ATGAGTCTGCGCACCCATCCCGAGATCGTCGCCACCTACCTGTCGACGCTGCCCGCCGACGACGACCACCCCTACCGGACCGGGCCCTGGCGGCCGCAGACGACCGAGTGGGACGACGACGATCTGACCGTCGTCGCTGGCAGCATCCCCGACGACCTGGACGGCGTGTACCTGCGCAACACCGAGAACCCGCTGCACCCGGCGCTGAAGAACTACCACCCGTTCGACGGGGACGGCATGCTGCACATCGTCGGCTTCCGTGACGGAAAAGCGTTCTACCGCAACCGGTTCGTCCGCACCGACGGGTTCGCAGAGGAGAACGCGGCAGGCGGCCCGCTGTGGCCGGGCATCGCCGAACCGGTCGAACTCGCCCGCCGCGACTACGGCTGGGGCGCAAGGACGTTGATGAAGGACGCGTCGTCGACCGATGTCGTCGTGCACCGCGGGGTCGCGCTGACCTCCCACTACCAGTGCGGCGACCTGTACCGCACCGACCCCTGCACCGGCGACGCGCTGGGCAAGGAGGACTGGAACGGCGGCTTCCCCGCGGACTGGGGGGTCTCGGCCCACCCGAAGGTCGACGCCCGTACCGGTGAGCTGCTGTACTTCACCTACAGCAAGCAGGCCCCGTACCTGCGCTACGGCGTCGTCAGTGACACCGGGGACGTCGTGCACACCGTCGACGTCGAACTGCCCGGCCCGCGGCTGCCCCACGACATGGCGTTCACCGAGAACTACGTGATTCTCAACGACTTTCCGCTGTTCTGGGAGCCAGGGCTGCTCGAACACAACGTGCACCTGCCGCGCTTCCACCGAGACACCCCGTCGCGGTTCGCGGTTATCCCCCGTCGCGGCGACGTCTCGCAGATCAGGTGGTTCGAGGCCGACCCCACGTATGTGCTGCACTTCCCCAATGCCTACGAAGACGGCGACGAGATCGTGCTCGACGGCTTCTTCCAGGGCGATCCCGAACCCGCCGACAACGGCATGGGCAACAAGTGGCAGCGCGCCTTCCGGTTCCTGGCGCTGGACCGCATGCAGGCCCGGCTGCACCGCTGGCGCTTCAACCTCGTCACCGGCGAGGTCCGCGAGGAGCAATTGTCGGACAGCATCAGCGAATTCGGCATGATCAACCCCGACCGCGCCGGACTCGACTACCGCTACACCTACGCCGCGACCGGCAAGCCGTCCTGGTTCCTGTTCGACGGTCTGCTCCGGCACGACCTGCACACCGGCCACGAGGAACGCTTCGCGTTCGGCGAGGGCGTGTACGGCAGTGAGACCGCCATGGCACCGCGGGTGGGCGGCACCGGCGAGGACGACGGCTATCTCGTCACCCTGACCACCGACATGAACACCGACGCCTCCTACTGTCTGGTGTTCGACGCCGCCCGGGTCGCCGACGGTCCGGTGTGCACTCTCGCTCTGCCGGAACGGATCTCTAGCGGCACGCACTCGACGTGGGCGCCAGGGGTGGACCTTCCCGGTTGGCGTCAGACCGACTCCGCAGCCGCCGCGATCGGCTTGTGA
- a CDS encoding GAF and ANTAR domain-containing protein yields the protein MTGSTNHELAQRMAELARAVAAPRSVDDVLNDVTREVMELIPSTVAAGILFVGKAGRFESVAGTSDLPHELDRLQMTFREGPCLEAALDEFIVRSDDFAAEHRWPRYSAAAADLGVRSGLSFKLYTTDQTAGALNLFALEPNAFDARDENIGAILAAHAAAAIMASRQNEQLQSALSSRDRIGQAKGIIMERYNIDDVAAFDMLRRLSQDSNTKLTDIAQRVIDTRGT from the coding sequence ATGACCGGGTCGACGAATCACGAGCTCGCGCAGCGCATGGCCGAGCTGGCCCGCGCGGTCGCCGCGCCCCGTAGTGTCGACGACGTCCTCAACGACGTCACCCGTGAGGTGATGGAGCTCATTCCGAGCACCGTCGCCGCCGGGATCCTGTTTGTGGGCAAGGCGGGCCGCTTCGAGTCGGTCGCGGGCACCTCGGACCTGCCGCACGAGCTCGACCGGCTGCAGATGACGTTCCGGGAGGGGCCGTGTCTGGAGGCGGCTCTCGACGAATTCATCGTGCGGTCCGACGACTTCGCCGCCGAGCACCGCTGGCCGCGCTACTCGGCGGCCGCGGCCGACCTCGGCGTGCGCAGCGGCCTGTCGTTCAAGCTCTACACGACAGACCAGACCGCGGGCGCGCTCAATCTGTTCGCGCTCGAACCCAACGCGTTCGATGCGCGGGACGAGAACATCGGAGCGATCCTGGCCGCGCACGCCGCGGCGGCGATCATGGCGAGCCGGCAGAACGAGCAACTGCAGTCGGCGTTGTCCAGCCGCGACCGCATCGGGCAGGCCAAGGGCATCATCATGGAGCGCTACAACATCGACGACGTGGCGGCGTTCGACATGCTGCGCCGGCTGTCGCAGGACAGCAACACCAAGCTGACCGACATCGCGCAGCGGGTGATCGACACCCGCGGCACCTAG
- a CDS encoding isochorismatase family protein yields MSTLGKRSATALLVIDVQNVVVDGAHRRDTVIANIAALVERARRAETPVVWVRHHDDGLPYGSEGWRIVSELSPADGEPIIDKNYGDAFEDTALEQTLAARGVGRLVVTGAETDACVRNTLHGAFTRGYDVTLVSDAHTAGDKTAWGAPPVPAVIDHTNLYWAHQAAPGRTAGVVATDAVDLAGQG; encoded by the coding sequence ATGAGCACGCTCGGGAAACGGTCGGCCACCGCCCTGCTCGTCATCGACGTCCAGAACGTCGTCGTCGACGGCGCCCACCGGCGAGACACCGTGATCGCCAACATCGCCGCCCTGGTGGAGCGCGCCCGCCGTGCGGAAACCCCTGTGGTCTGGGTCCGCCACCACGACGACGGGCTCCCCTACGGCAGCGAGGGCTGGCGCATCGTGTCCGAACTGTCGCCCGCCGACGGAGAGCCGATCATCGACAAGAACTACGGCGACGCGTTCGAGGACACCGCGCTGGAGCAGACGCTGGCCGCCCGCGGCGTCGGCCGGCTCGTCGTGACCGGGGCGGAAACCGATGCCTGCGTGCGCAATACACTCCACGGTGCCTTCACCCGCGGCTACGACGTCACGTTGGTGTCCGATGCGCACACCGCCGGGGACAAGACGGCGTGGGGTGCTCCCCCCGTCCCGGCCGTCATCGACCACACGAATCTGTATTGGGCCCATCAGGCCGCTCCCGGCCGCACCGCCGGTGTCGTCGCGACCGACGCGGTGGACCTCGCCGGTCAGGGCTGA
- a CDS encoding response regulator transcription factor, with product MAAPSDPDRVAARVLVVEDSLAIREMVVEALVSAGYAADGRVDGDGIEQALDGYRPDLVILDVMLPGRDGFALADVVRQWGDAGLIMLTARDGLADRVRGLDGGADDYVVKPFEVPELVSRVGAVLRRRGRLPDTVQTGDLVVDRGAGIASRAGAPLELTATEFRLLDFLLDQRGRIVSAHQILNAVWGYASYDDNLVHVHISSLRRKMEAHGPRILHTVRGIGYRLQAPAR from the coding sequence ATGGCCGCCCCCTCGGACCCCGACCGCGTCGCAGCGCGCGTGCTGGTGGTCGAGGACTCCCTCGCGATCCGCGAGATGGTGGTCGAGGCTCTCGTGTCGGCCGGGTACGCCGCCGACGGCCGCGTCGACGGCGACGGCATCGAGCAGGCGCTCGACGGGTACCGCCCGGACCTGGTCATCCTCGACGTCATGCTGCCCGGCCGCGACGGCTTCGCGCTGGCCGACGTCGTCCGGCAATGGGGTGACGCCGGGCTGATCATGCTGACCGCCCGCGACGGCCTCGCCGATCGCGTGCGGGGCCTCGACGGTGGCGCCGACGACTACGTGGTGAAACCGTTCGAGGTGCCCGAACTGGTGTCGCGCGTCGGCGCGGTGCTGCGTCGGCGCGGCCGCCTACCCGACACCGTGCAGACGGGTGACCTCGTGGTCGACCGCGGGGCCGGCATCGCCTCGCGCGCCGGCGCGCCGCTCGAGTTGACCGCCACCGAGTTCCGGCTGCTCGACTTCCTGCTCGATCAGCGGGGCCGCATCGTCAGTGCGCACCAGATCCTCAACGCGGTCTGGGGTTACGCCTCCTATGACGACAACCTGGTGCACGTTCACATCAGCAGCCTGCGCCGCAAGATGGAGGCCCACGGCCCGCGGATCCTGCACACCGTGCGCGGCATCGGGTACCGGCTGCAGGCCCCGGCCCGGTGA
- a CDS encoding winged helix-turn-helix transcriptional regulator, with product MLGVLGDEWTLLIVQQALLGATRYGEFTDALPVSHSVLSARLRTLVAEDLLARREYQSRPPRAEYPVTPRSRSLWPMLTAVWEWERTWVTEHLTALPAMRHTSCGADFSPILTCRACEATVIEKDVVAQWGPSGSWARSTPSTTHRRRSGDRRAGAGALFPQTMSVIGDRWGFALLVAAFVGIERFTDLQTELGAPPGTVAHRLATFTSEGILRSHGGRYRLTEKGRAFFPVLVCALEWAQRWYPDPEGPAVVVTHRGCGRRFHPALACDQCCGRLRGSQIMTA from the coding sequence ATGCTCGGAGTCCTCGGCGACGAGTGGACGCTGCTGATCGTCCAGCAGGCACTGCTCGGCGCCACGCGGTACGGCGAGTTCACCGATGCGCTGCCGGTCTCGCACTCGGTGCTGTCGGCGCGGCTGCGCACGCTGGTCGCCGAGGACCTGCTGGCCCGTCGCGAATACCAGAGCAGGCCGCCGCGCGCGGAGTACCCGGTGACACCCAGGAGCCGGTCACTGTGGCCGATGCTCACCGCCGTCTGGGAGTGGGAACGCACCTGGGTCACCGAGCACCTCACGGCGCTGCCCGCGATGCGGCACACTTCCTGCGGCGCCGACTTCTCGCCGATACTGACCTGCCGCGCGTGCGAAGCGACGGTGATCGAGAAAGACGTTGTGGCGCAGTGGGGTCCGAGCGGATCCTGGGCACGCTCCACCCCGTCGACCACGCACCGGCGCCGTTCGGGTGACCGCCGCGCGGGGGCGGGCGCGCTGTTCCCGCAGACGATGAGCGTCATCGGCGACAGGTGGGGGTTCGCCCTGCTGGTGGCCGCGTTCGTCGGCATCGAGCGGTTCACCGACCTGCAGACCGAACTGGGCGCCCCGCCGGGAACCGTCGCCCACCGACTCGCGACGTTCACCTCTGAAGGGATTCTGCGCAGCCACGGCGGCCGGTACCGACTGACCGAGAAGGGCCGCGCGTTCTTCCCCGTGCTGGTGTGCGCGCTGGAGTGGGCGCAACGCTGGTATCCCGACCCCGAGGGGCCCGCGGTGGTGGTGACGCACCGCGGTTGCGGGCGGCGGTTCCACCCCGCCCTGGCGTGCGACCAGTGCTGCGGACGCCTGCGCGGGTCGCAGATAATGACGGCATGA
- a CDS encoding acetyl-CoA acetyltransferase — protein MSTPGVWILDGYQSDFARNLDREGRDFADLTSEVVDATLTAARVDAADIGVVHVANAFGELFARQGHLGAMPATVHDGLWAVPATRHEAACASGSVATLAAMADLRSGAYRTALVVGVELEKTVPGDTATSILGTAAWTGHEGEDAKYLWPHMFDAVAAEYDRRYGLDDAHLRAIAARNLANARHNPNAQTRTWAVPDPLTDDDITNPAVEGRLRRFDCSQITDGGAGLVLVTDDWLRDHPTARPLGRVDGWGHRTVGLGLQQKLDRSAGHPYVLPHVRSAVCDAFDRAQVRLEAVDGFEVHDCFTPSEYLAIDHIGLTPPGESWKAVEAGDIDIDGRCPINPSGGLIGGGHPVGASGVRMLLDAARQVSGTAGAYQVDGARTFGTLNFGGSTATTVTFVVGSHS, from the coding sequence ATGAGCACACCCGGGGTGTGGATCCTCGACGGATACCAGAGCGACTTCGCCCGCAACCTCGACCGCGAGGGTCGCGACTTCGCCGATCTGACGTCCGAGGTCGTCGACGCGACGCTGACCGCCGCTCGGGTGGACGCCGCCGACATCGGCGTCGTGCATGTCGCCAACGCCTTCGGAGAGCTGTTCGCCCGCCAGGGCCACCTCGGCGCGATGCCGGCCACCGTCCACGACGGCCTGTGGGCCGTCCCGGCCACCCGGCACGAAGCCGCGTGCGCATCCGGCAGCGTGGCCACCCTCGCTGCGATGGCCGACCTGCGCTCGGGTGCCTATCGCACCGCACTGGTGGTCGGCGTGGAGCTCGAGAAAACGGTGCCCGGCGATACGGCGACCTCGATCCTGGGCACCGCGGCGTGGACGGGTCACGAGGGCGAGGACGCGAAGTACCTGTGGCCGCACATGTTCGACGCGGTCGCCGCCGAGTATGACCGGCGCTACGGCCTCGACGACGCGCATCTGCGGGCCATCGCCGCCCGCAACCTCGCCAACGCTCGCCACAACCCGAACGCGCAGACCCGCACCTGGGCCGTCCCCGACCCGCTGACCGACGACGACATCACCAATCCTGCGGTCGAGGGCCGGCTGCGCCGGTTCGACTGCAGTCAGATCACCGACGGCGGCGCGGGCCTGGTGTTGGTCACCGACGACTGGCTGCGCGATCACCCGACCGCACGGCCGTTGGGCCGCGTCGACGGGTGGGGACACCGGACCGTCGGGCTGGGTCTGCAGCAGAAACTCGACCGCTCCGCCGGCCACCCCTACGTGCTGCCTCATGTCCGCTCCGCGGTGTGCGACGCCTTCGATCGTGCGCAGGTGCGCCTCGAGGCCGTCGACGGGTTCGAGGTGCACGACTGCTTCACCCCCAGCGAGTACCTCGCCATCGACCACATCGGGCTCACGCCGCCGGGCGAGTCGTGGAAAGCCGTCGAAGCCGGTGACATCGACATCGACGGACGCTGTCCGATCAACCCCAGTGGCGGGCTGATCGGCGGCGGACACCCGGTGGGCGCTTCCGGGGTCCGGATGCTGCTCGACGCCGCGCGGCAGGTCAGCGGAACCGCCGGGGCCTATCAGGTCGACGGGGCCCGGACATTCGGCACGCTCAACTTCGGTGGCAGCACCGCCACCACGGTCACCTTCGTCGTCGGGAGTCACTCATGA
- a CDS encoding cytochrome c oxidase subunit 3, with protein sequence MAVFGAFFVTFLVERAHAPEVFDAARKTLHLGIGVANTLVLLTSSLLVVLALNALRAGHHAVATRAVAAAIGCGIGFIALKVVEYVSLAVAGHGPGANHFFLYYVILTGLHLFHVCLGLGALGFVLTQTRRSALSTTRTALVEGAACFWHLVDLLWIFLFALLYLVS encoded by the coding sequence ATGGCCGTCTTCGGCGCCTTCTTCGTCACCTTCCTCGTCGAACGTGCCCATGCCCCAGAGGTTTTCGATGCCGCACGCAAGACCCTGCACCTCGGCATCGGTGTCGCCAACACCCTCGTCCTGCTCACCAGTTCGCTGCTGGTGGTGCTCGCGCTGAACGCGCTTCGCGCCGGACACCACGCCGTGGCCACCCGCGCGGTCGCTGCGGCCATCGGCTGCGGCATCGGCTTCATCGCGCTCAAGGTCGTCGAATACGTCTCGCTCGCCGTGGCGGGACACGGCCCCGGCGCCAACCACTTCTTCCTCTACTACGTCATCCTGACCGGTCTGCACCTCTTCCACGTCTGCCTCGGGCTCGGCGCACTCGGCTTCGTCCTCACGCAGACCCGGCGGTCAGCGTTGAGCACCACCCGGACCGCGCTGGTCGAAGGCGCCGCCTGCTTCTGGCACCTGGTCGACCTGCTGTGGATCTTCCTGTTCGCCCTGCTGTATCTGGTGAGCTGA
- a CDS encoding Hsp20/alpha crystallin family protein, protein MLRFDPFSDLDALTRGLLTSQTGSNRVPRFMPMDLCKIDDHYVLTADLPGVDPGSVDVNVDNGTLTISAHRTARSDESAQWLANERFFGGYRRQLALGDGIDAGAISATYENGVLTVTIPVAERAKPRKVEITHAGSQASISPTTVDAE, encoded by the coding sequence GTGCTCCGCTTTGATCCGTTCAGTGACCTTGATGCTCTGACCCGGGGCTTGCTGACCAGCCAGACCGGATCGAATCGCGTTCCCCGTTTCATGCCGATGGACCTCTGCAAGATCGACGACCACTATGTGCTCACCGCCGATCTGCCCGGTGTCGACCCCGGCTCGGTCGATGTCAACGTCGACAACGGCACGCTGACGATCTCGGCGCACCGCACCGCGCGGTCCGACGAATCGGCGCAGTGGCTCGCCAACGAGCGGTTCTTCGGCGGTTACCGCAGGCAGCTCGCGCTCGGCGACGGAATCGACGCCGGGGCCATCTCGGCGACCTACGAGAACGGGGTGTTGACGGTGACGATCCCCGTCGCGGAGCGGGCGAAGCCCCGCAAGGTGGAGATCACCCACGCCGGCTCTCAGGCGTCCATTTCGCCGACCACGGTCGACGCCGAGTAG
- a CDS encoding sensor histidine kinase, whose product MSPATATPSLQRRAVIAVLAFLAVLLVALGVVIDVLIGAQARRDLNDRLQAGVARVDALARAGAPPWQWAAEVDGGGIRAAVVTADGTRYGDPAIDPDTATGEAVPPPPPPGPPDRDRGPGRPDRPRPPPPPAGSATAIEHRLPDGSRLILVADTTATSALLRQLRILMVVAGVGVLVVTAVGVALIARATMLPLTRLTQVAESIAAGDRGRRLRPDRPDTELGRAAQAFDVMVDALEYSESRAHSSAQTAAHAEAATRRFLADAAHELRTPIAGILAAADQLTAAAVQHDDPESARQRHRAELVLSEARRAGRLVADMLELSRIDAGSPLDLQPCDLAVLADAERDRSAILAPGLEIRRSGDAALSVVADPQRVVQILANLVDNARRHTPAGGTVAIDARAAGGRAFLTVTDTGPGVPDDQRERIFERLVRLDEARDRDRGGAGLGLSIARALARAHGGDLVNVPHRPGARFVLTLPLRRQAAGG is encoded by the coding sequence GTGAGTCCCGCCACCGCGACGCCGTCGCTGCAGCGCCGGGCCGTCATCGCCGTGCTGGCGTTCCTTGCGGTGCTGCTCGTCGCGCTCGGCGTGGTGATCGACGTGCTGATCGGGGCCCAGGCCCGCCGGGACCTCAACGACCGCCTGCAGGCAGGCGTCGCCCGAGTCGACGCCCTGGCCCGGGCGGGCGCGCCGCCGTGGCAGTGGGCCGCCGAGGTCGACGGCGGAGGCATCCGCGCGGCAGTCGTCACCGCCGACGGCACCCGCTACGGCGATCCGGCCATCGACCCCGACACCGCGACCGGCGAGGCCGTCCCTCCGCCTCCGCCACCCGGTCCGCCGGACCGCGACCGGGGCCCGGGACGCCCGGACAGACCCCGGCCGCCTCCGCCGCCGGCAGGGAGCGCGACGGCGATCGAGCACCGGCTGCCCGACGGCAGCCGGCTGATCCTGGTGGCAGACACCACGGCGACGTCGGCCCTGCTCCGACAACTGCGCATCCTCATGGTGGTCGCCGGAGTCGGCGTGCTCGTCGTCACCGCGGTGGGGGTGGCGCTGATCGCACGCGCCACCATGCTGCCGCTGACCCGGCTGACCCAGGTCGCCGAATCCATCGCTGCGGGTGATCGCGGCCGCCGCCTGCGCCCCGATCGACCGGACACCGAACTTGGCCGGGCGGCACAGGCTTTCGACGTCATGGTCGACGCGCTGGAGTACTCCGAGAGCCGGGCGCACAGCTCGGCACAGACGGCCGCGCACGCCGAGGCGGCGACCCGGCGCTTCCTCGCCGACGCCGCTCATGAACTCCGCACGCCGATCGCCGGAATACTCGCCGCCGCCGACCAGCTGACCGCGGCGGCGGTGCAACACGATGATCCCGAGTCGGCCCGGCAACGACATCGCGCCGAGCTGGTGCTCAGTGAGGCCCGCCGCGCCGGGCGGCTGGTCGCCGACATGCTCGAGCTCAGCCGCATCGATGCCGGCTCGCCGCTGGACCTGCAGCCGTGCGATCTGGCAGTGCTCGCCGACGCCGAGCGGGACCGCAGCGCCATCCTGGCCCCGGGCCTGGAGATCCGGCGCAGCGGCGACGCCGCGCTGTCCGTCGTCGCCGACCCCCAGCGTGTCGTGCAGATCCTCGCCAATCTCGTCGACAACGCGCGCCGCCACACTCCCGCGGGCGGCACCGTCGCCATCGACGCGCGTGCCGCAGGCGGCCGCGCGTTTCTCACGGTCACCGACACCGGTCCCGGTGTCCCCGACGATCAGCGCGAGCGCATCTTCGAACGACTGGTTCGCCTCGACGAAGCCCGCGACCGCGATCGTGGTGGCGCCGGGCTGGGTCTGTCCATCGCGCGGGCCCTGGCGCGGGCACACGGCGGAGATCTCGTGAACGTGCCGCACCGGCCCGGCGCGCGGTTCGTCTTGACGCTGCCGCTCCGCCGGCAGGCGGCCGGCGGCTGA